From one Pseudanabaena sp. FACHB-2040 genomic stretch:
- the csaB gene encoding polysaccharide pyruvyl transferase CsaB → MRAVLCGYYGMGNGGDEALLAALLQMLPVGVTPVVLSGNPGETAQRYGIEAVPRKAPVAVLRALRSADAFVWGGGSLMQDATSLQNPLYYGGLMAMAQAMGLKTIAWGQGIGPLQRPFSQRLARYVLRRCAGVSVRDGASAQLMESWNIPAWQGPDPVWALDSRPVEGLWDLPAPRVAVALRSHPWLTPERLDQFTEALVGFQKATKTCVLLTPFQPAKDLAIAEQIQARLPGPNHLFCLSDPRQLKGLFRGVEMTIGMRLHALIMAAAEGCRCFALSYDPKVSQIMADLDLPGWDLNPAAASSASGWPTETNEMMQQWLEHYANGEPLSPDQIQSRVDRAFMHQQLLQERLFAARTYP, encoded by the coding sequence ATGCGAGCGGTCTTGTGTGGCTACTACGGCATGGGCAATGGCGGGGATGAGGCGCTGCTGGCGGCGCTGCTGCAGATGTTGCCTGTTGGGGTCACGCCGGTGGTGCTTTCAGGCAATCCGGGGGAGACGGCTCAGCGCTATGGGATAGAGGCGGTACCGCGCAAGGCTCCGGTGGCGGTGCTGCGGGCGTTGCGGTCGGCGGATGCCTTTGTTTGGGGCGGTGGCAGCCTGATGCAGGATGCCACTAGTCTGCAGAACCCGCTTTACTACGGGGGGCTGATGGCGATGGCGCAGGCCATGGGCCTGAAGACTATTGCTTGGGGGCAGGGGATTGGGCCGCTGCAGCGGCCTTTTAGCCAGCGGCTGGCTCGCTATGTACTGCGGCGCTGTGCGGGCGTGAGTGTGCGAGATGGGGCTTCGGCCCAGCTGATGGAAAGCTGGAATATTCCAGCCTGGCAGGGGCCTGATCCGGTGTGGGCGCTCGATTCGAGGCCGGTGGAGGGACTGTGGGATTTGCCTGCTCCGAGAGTGGCGGTGGCGTTGCGATCGCACCCCTGGCTCACCCCAGAACGCTTAGATCAGTTTACTGAAGCCCTAGTTGGATTTCAAAAGGCGACTAAAACTTGCGTACTACTTACACCCTTTCAACCGGCCAAAGATTTAGCGATTGCTGAACAAATTCAGGCGCGTCTTCCAGGGCCAAATCACCTCTTTTGCTTGAGCGATCCCCGGCAGCTAAAGGGGCTTTTTCGAGGGGTGGAAATGACAATAGGGATGAGGCTGCACGCTTTGATTATGGCGGCAGCAGAAGGGTGCCGTTGTTTTGCCCTAAGCTACGACCCGAAAGTGAGCCAGATTATGGCCGATTTAGATCTACCAGGGTGGGATCTCAATCCTGCTGCGGCTTCGAGCGCTAGTGGCTGGCCTACAGAGACCAATGAAATGATGCAGCAATGGCTAGAGCACTATGCCAATGGTGAACCGCTTTCACCCGATCAGATTCAGTCGCGAGTTGACCGTGCATTTATGCACCAACAACTGCTGCAAGAGCGGCTATTTGCAGCTAGAACTTATCCCTAA
- the hetR gene encoding heterocyst differentiation master regulator HetR, with translation MNDIGSMVDPALQVKKDEDLIRYLSPSAIDQILLYLAFSAMRTGGHRHGAFLDAAATAAKCAIYMTYLEQGENLRMTGHLHHIEPKRVKAIVEEMRQSLTEGKLLKMLGAQEPRYLIQFPYLWLNCYSWEPGQSRVAGNSLSAEEKAQLEDKLPPDVPNARIINSFQFLELIENLHEKSQDDLPKERKMPLSEALAEHIRRRLMYSGTVTRIDASWGMSFYALTRASYAPVDPEERMYTMIEDTAQYFRMMREWAHRRPGTMRVLEELDLPATDREVAFRELDEIIRTWADKYHCKGGETTLLQMVIGHQDETSKSFP, from the coding sequence ATGAATGATATCGGCTCCATGGTAGACCCCGCCCTTCAAGTCAAAAAAGACGAAGACTTAATCCGGTATCTGAGTCCCAGCGCTATTGACCAGATATTGCTTTACCTAGCGTTTAGCGCCATGCGTACAGGAGGCCATCGCCACGGAGCCTTTTTAGACGCAGCCGCGACTGCTGCCAAGTGCGCTATTTACATGACCTATCTAGAGCAGGGCGAAAACCTGCGAATGACGGGCCACCTTCACCATATTGAGCCAAAGCGAGTCAAGGCTATTGTTGAGGAGATGCGGCAGTCCTTAACCGAGGGCAAACTGCTTAAAATGTTGGGTGCTCAAGAGCCCCGCTATCTCATTCAGTTTCCTTACCTCTGGCTCAACTGCTACTCTTGGGAGCCAGGCCAATCGAGAGTTGCAGGCAATAGCCTCTCAGCCGAGGAAAAAGCCCAGCTGGAAGATAAGCTTCCTCCCGATGTTCCTAATGCCCGCATCATCAACTCCTTCCAGTTTTTGGAGCTGATCGAGAACCTGCACGAGAAATCGCAGGACGATTTGCCCAAAGAGCGCAAAATGCCCCTCAGCGAAGCCTTGGCCGAACACATTCGGCGGCGGCTGATGTACTCTGGCACCGTAACGCGCATTGATGCGTCTTGGGGGATGTCTTTCTATGCGCTCACCCGAGCGTCGTATGCGCCCGTCGATCCAGAAGAGCGCATGTACACCATGATCGAAGACACGGCCCAGTATTTCCGGATGATGCGGGAGTGGGCCCACCGTCGGCCGGGCACAATGCGGGTTTTGGAGGAACTGGACCTACCCGCTACCGATCGAGAGGTGGCTTTCCGGGAACTAGATGAGATCATCCGGACTTGGGCTGACAAGTACCACTGCAAAGGGGGAGAGACTACTCTCCTGCAGATGGTAATTGGCCATCAGGACGAAACCAGCAAATCTTTCCCCTAA
- a CDS encoding DUF2499 domain-containing protein — MNALSIPTWIIHISSVLEWVAAIWFIWQFAVAKNQPAWRWLSAGMLPALISAMSACTWHFFDNAESLSWLVTLQAATTVIGNCTLCLAAWWIWRTAQVPKSDG, encoded by the coding sequence ATGAACGCCCTTTCCATCCCCACCTGGATCATCCACATCTCCAGTGTCCTTGAGTGGGTTGCTGCTATCTGGTTTATCTGGCAGTTTGCTGTAGCCAAAAATCAGCCTGCTTGGCGCTGGCTATCGGCCGGTATGCTGCCAGCGCTGATTAGCGCTATGTCGGCCTGCACCTGGCACTTTTTCGACAATGCCGAATCTCTGAGCTGGCTGGTGACGCTGCAGGCAGCGACGACGGTGATTGGCAACTGTACCCTCTGTCTGGCGGCCTGGTGGATCTGGCGCACTGCTCAGGTGCCTAAGTCAGACGGTTAA
- a CDS encoding ammonium transporter: MVFELSLLAQITVDDLPASTQFLEKFVAESYYYWASVFMLIIHVGFLAYEGGASRAKNVLATMLKNLLTLSTVGLTFFFFGWWVYWAFPLFPFTGSILGPWTTPPAEGVVADLLPLVQAAYPWSEAMGPNMSDNLTGVFWFAFSLFAMTAASILSGAVIERIRVGAYLVLATVLGSFCWVVAAAWGWNYWGWFTTTLGYHDFGCSAVLHGVSGFFALGVLLNLGPRIGKYDSTGKPRAILPHNLPLTMVGLMLIFVGFYAFLAACVIYSPGFERETTIYDTPMTLSSIAVSTTLALCAGIMGAYIGSKADPFYTISGGLAGIISVGAGLDIYAPQLVIPIAFIGGLTMPWVGQWIEKLGIDDAVGAFAVHGYCGVLGAMAVGVMGSGYIQGDGYPPIGFFGQLIPTFICTIILGFIPGYGVSWVLKKMNLLRVPAAEELEGLDLGDFGITGYPEYSIVPGEEIHLSTPMEQHRG; this comes from the coding sequence ATGGTCTTTGAACTATCCCTGCTGGCGCAGATCACCGTGGATGATTTGCCCGCATCAACACAGTTTTTGGAAAAGTTTGTAGCGGAGTCTTATTACTACTGGGCCTCCGTTTTTATGCTCATCATCCACGTAGGGTTTTTGGCCTACGAGGGCGGTGCCTCTCGGGCTAAAAACGTGCTGGCAACGATGTTAAAGAACCTGCTGACGCTGTCTACAGTTGGCCTCACATTTTTCTTCTTTGGTTGGTGGGTGTATTGGGCATTCCCCCTCTTTCCTTTCACAGGCAGCATTTTGGGCCCGTGGACTACGCCTCCCGCAGAGGGGGTAGTGGCTGACCTGCTGCCACTGGTGCAGGCTGCCTATCCCTGGTCAGAGGCCATGGGGCCCAATATGTCAGACAACCTGACAGGGGTCTTTTGGTTTGCCTTTTCCCTATTTGCTATGACTGCCGCCTCGATTTTGTCGGGGGCTGTCATTGAGCGAATTCGGGTGGGCGCTTATCTAGTGCTGGCGACAGTGCTGGGCAGCTTTTGCTGGGTAGTGGCTGCGGCCTGGGGCTGGAATTACTGGGGCTGGTTTACCACCACGTTGGGCTACCACGACTTCGGCTGCTCGGCAGTGCTGCATGGTGTTTCTGGGTTCTTTGCCCTAGGTGTGCTATTAAATCTTGGGCCTCGTATCGGCAAGTACGATAGCACCGGCAAGCCCCGTGCTATCTTGCCCCACAACCTGCCGCTAACGATGGTCGGGCTCATGCTAATTTTCGTTGGCTTCTATGCTTTCTTAGCAGCCTGTGTGATTTACAGCCCTGGCTTTGAGCGGGAAACCACGATTTACGATACGCCTATGACTCTATCCTCCATTGCGGTCAGCACCACGCTGGCGCTGTGTGCAGGCATTATGGGAGCGTACATCGGCTCTAAGGCTGACCCGTTCTACACAATCTCTGGTGGACTGGCAGGCATTATTTCGGTTGGGGCAGGCTTAGATATCTATGCGCCGCAGCTGGTGATTCCTATCGCCTTTATTGGCGGTCTGACAATGCCTTGGGTGGGTCAGTGGATTGAAAAGCTTGGCATTGACGATGCAGTTGGAGCCTTTGCGGTACACGGTTATTGCGGTGTGCTGGGAGCTATGGCGGTGGGCGTCATGGGGAGTGGCTATATCCAGGGCGATGGCTACCCGCCGATTGGGTTCTTTGGTCAGCTCATTCCGACCTTTATTTGCACAATTATTTTGGGCTTTATCCCAGGCTATGGCGTGAGCTGGGTGCTCAAGAAGATGAACCTGCTACGCGTACCGGCTGCCGAGGAGCTAGAAGGGCTCGATCTGGGCGATTTTGGCATTACCGGATATCCCGAATACTCGATCGTGCCGGGTGAGGAGATCCACCTGAGTACGCCTATGGAGCAGCACCGGGGATAG
- a CDS encoding pyridoxal phosphate-dependent aminotransferase, producing MKLANRVNRVTPSMTLAISAKAKAMKTEGLDVCSFSAGEPDFDTPDHIKAAAKQALDEGKTRYGPAAGEPALRQAIAEKLQAENGLCYGADNVIVTNGGKHSLYGLMMALIEPGDEVIIPAPYWVSYPEMVQLADGTPVIVPTTKETGYKITPEQLRQAITPKTKLFVLNSPSNPTGMIYSPEEIRALAEVVVEADIWVVSDEIYEKILYDGSTHLSIGAVSPEAYDRTLVSNGFAKAYSMTGWRVGYLAGPIPVIKALTTIQSHATSNVCTFAQYGAIAALRGPQDCVETMRLAFAERRQVIIDRIKAIPGLTCGEPQGAFYLYVDISQLGMPSLDFCNRLLDEKYVATVPGISFGTEGTARISYATGMETILKGMDRLEAFVKAYS from the coding sequence TTGAAACTGGCGAATCGGGTAAATCGGGTAACGCCTTCTATGACCCTGGCGATTTCAGCCAAGGCTAAGGCAATGAAGACAGAAGGGCTGGACGTGTGCAGCTTTAGTGCCGGTGAGCCAGATTTTGATACGCCTGACCATATCAAAGCTGCCGCTAAACAGGCGCTCGATGAGGGCAAGACCCGCTACGGCCCTGCTGCGGGAGAACCGGCACTGCGACAGGCCATTGCTGAAAAGCTGCAGGCAGAAAACGGGCTTTGCTACGGGGCCGACAATGTCATTGTCACCAATGGTGGCAAGCACTCTCTCTACGGACTGATGATGGCGCTGATTGAGCCGGGAGATGAAGTGATTATCCCTGCGCCCTACTGGGTCAGCTACCCAGAGATGGTGCAGCTAGCTGACGGCACGCCTGTGATTGTGCCGACCACTAAAGAAACTGGCTACAAGATCACTCCAGAGCAGCTGCGGCAGGCAATCACGCCTAAGACGAAGCTGTTTGTGCTCAACTCGCCTTCTAACCCCACCGGCATGATTTACAGCCCTGAGGAGATCCGGGCACTGGCCGAGGTGGTCGTTGAGGCCGACATTTGGGTGGTGTCGGACGAGATCTATGAAAAAATCCTCTACGACGGGAGCACTCACCTCAGTATTGGCGCGGTCAGCCCCGAAGCTTACGATCGCACTCTAGTCAGTAATGGTTTTGCCAAGGCCTACTCTATGACGGGCTGGCGGGTGGGCTATCTGGCTGGCCCTATTCCGGTAATCAAGGCGCTGACGACAATTCAGAGCCACGCCACTTCAAACGTGTGTACCTTTGCCCAGTATGGTGCGATCGCAGCTCTACGCGGCCCCCAAGACTGTGTAGAAACCATGCGCCTAGCCTTTGCTGAACGCCGTCAGGTAATTATCGACCGGATTAAAGCCATTCCTGGTCTCACCTGCGGTGAGCCTCAAGGGGCCTTTTACCTATATGTCGATATTAGCCAGCTCGGTATGCCCTCGCTGGACTTCTGCAATCGGCTGCTAGACGAGAAATACGTCGCCACTGTCCCCGGTATTTCCTTTGGCACCGAGGGCACCGCGCGGATCTCCTACGCTACTGGCATGGAGACTATTCTTAAGGGAATGGATCGGCTAGAGGCTTTTGTTAAGGCTTACAGCTGA
- a CDS encoding cell envelope integrity protein TolA, with protein sequence MASPFRDYQSFNEATGPIYTFSDRPVVIALLLVASVLIFLYFIYSSFNIRKGESQAKNPIILSILLATTAFAAAEAIYQQVSGKQSTTQAQVSQPAEERTPQPLALLGMVGLGGAASRRPRTGRRLKRLSR encoded by the coding sequence ATGGCCAGCCCCTTTCGGGACTATCAATCGTTTAATGAAGCGACAGGGCCGATCTATACTTTTTCCGACCGTCCTGTGGTGATTGCGCTGCTGCTTGTTGCCAGCGTCCTAATTTTCCTGTATTTCATCTATAGCTCGTTTAATATTCGCAAGGGTGAATCGCAGGCTAAGAACCCGATTATCTTGAGCATTTTGCTGGCGACAACGGCCTTTGCTGCTGCTGAGGCTATTTATCAGCAGGTCTCGGGTAAGCAGTCTACGACCCAAGCTCAAGTGTCTCAACCGGCTGAAGAGCGCACTCCCCAGCCGTTAGCGCTGCTAGGCATGGTAGGGCTAGGGGGAGCGGCTTCCCGTCGCCCGCGTACGGGTCGTCGCCTAAAGCGGCTGTCTCGTTAG
- a CDS encoding glyoxalase → MTEKIGWVCREAFLTLGSDQFERLVGFYQGLLQQVAQPYWPDRYAEFALPGMKLALFRPQVGQQAEFDQPAQGGLSLCLEVVDLEGAIAHLTTLGYPPPGPVMIASHGREIYAYDPDGNRLILHQSHPPSL, encoded by the coding sequence GTGACGGAGAAAATAGGTTGGGTCTGTCGGGAGGCGTTTTTGACACTGGGCAGTGATCAGTTTGAGCGGCTGGTGGGGTTTTATCAGGGGCTCTTACAGCAGGTGGCTCAGCCTTACTGGCCCGATCGCTATGCTGAGTTTGCGCTGCCGGGAATGAAACTGGCGCTGTTTCGGCCCCAGGTTGGGCAGCAGGCGGAGTTTGATCAGCCTGCTCAGGGAGGTCTGAGTTTGTGCCTGGAAGTGGTGGATCTAGAGGGTGCGATCGCACATCTAACCACCCTGGGCTATCCGCCCCCCGGCCCTGTGATGATCGCCTCCCACGGACGCGAAATCTACGCCTATGACCCCGATGGCAATCGTCTCATCCTGCACCAATCCCATCCTCCTAGTCTGTAG
- a CDS encoding GntR family transcriptional regulator: MITTENSLPLHLVISERLRDDIFSGQYAAGEQLPSEHQLMEQFGVSRITVRRAIANLVQQGLVEAQRGRGVFVKAQHKVTRSLSNPLIFFDEDMERQGTTASIRSLSFELVLSPPSVSDRLKLKAADQVYCQKKVILTDGIPVAIDITYIRVDIGQTFSQELQSSLIYPTLDKNGVSIERVEATLECTHATVELSEALEIPLGAPLLVNGYTAFTQHNQPIICGETLSRGDRLTYSVVLTKENSVL, encoded by the coding sequence ATGATCACCACCGAAAACTCCCTGCCCCTGCATCTGGTTATTTCTGAGCGGCTGCGAGACGACATTTTTAGTGGCCAGTATGCTGCCGGAGAACAGTTGCCCAGTGAGCACCAGCTGATGGAACAGTTTGGGGTGAGCCGAATTACGGTGCGGCGTGCGATCGCAAATCTAGTCCAGCAAGGGCTAGTCGAGGCCCAGCGAGGCCGTGGCGTGTTTGTAAAGGCCCAGCACAAGGTCACCCGCTCCCTCTCCAACCCTCTAATTTTCTTTGACGAAGACATGGAGCGCCAGGGCACTACCGCCTCTATCCGCAGCCTTTCCTTTGAGCTGGTGTTGTCGCCCCCCTCCGTCAGCGACCGACTCAAGCTCAAAGCCGCCGATCAGGTTTACTGCCAGAAAAAAGTTATCTTGACCGACGGTATCCCCGTTGCCATCGACATTACCTATATCCGAGTAGACATCGGCCAGACCTTCTCCCAAGAACTTCAGTCCAGCCTGATCTACCCCACTCTCGACAAAAACGGCGTCTCCATTGAGCGGGTCGAAGCCACCCTAGAGTGCACCCACGCCACCGTAGAGCTAAGCGAAGCTCTAGAAATTCCCCTAGGAGCACCGCTGCTGGTCAATGGCTATACTGCCTTTACTCAGCACAACCAGCCCATCATCTGCGGTGAAACCCTGTCGCGAGGTGATCGGTTGACCTATTCAGTAGTGCTGACTAAGGAAAATTCGGTTTTGTGA
- a CDS encoding DUF3593 domain-containing protein, whose amino-acid sequence MLDKNALFALSLFPYLGFLWFITRSGQAPRLALIGFYALLVFVAVTIPAGIYARVTYGVELADVDWLHGSAEAFLTFSNILVVLGFRQAVVEARKANP is encoded by the coding sequence ATGCTCGATAAAAACGCACTTTTTGCCCTGTCTCTATTTCCTTACCTGGGCTTTCTCTGGTTCATCACCCGCTCTGGGCAAGCTCCCAGGCTGGCGCTGATTGGCTTTTATGCCCTGCTGGTTTTTGTCGCCGTCACTATTCCAGCGGGCATCTATGCCCGAGTCACCTATGGTGTGGAGCTGGCCGACGTGGACTGGCTCCACGGTAGCGCTGAAGCTTTTCTTACCTTCTCGAACATTCTGGTGGTGCTGGGCTTTCGGCAGGCTGTGGTCGAAGCCCGTAAGGCCAACCCATAG
- a CDS encoding thermonuclease family protein — MPISRLRFQLNSIKDGDTLIASPLGQSNGPIEAIRLYGIDCPELAQHPYGKLARQRIQALLAPYRSFEVVFVDRDNHDRLVAELWVTDGCINTQLLAEGYAVAYVRHLREPYRQRYLAAETVARKARLNFWSQTELESPWEYRRRNPRRVG, encoded by the coding sequence ATGCCAATTTCTCGGCTGCGGTTTCAGCTGAACTCTATTAAGGATGGCGATACGCTAATTGCCAGCCCTCTGGGCCAGAGCAATGGCCCAATCGAAGCCATTCGGCTCTACGGCATTGACTGCCCAGAACTCGCCCAACACCCCTATGGCAAACTGGCCCGCCAGCGAATTCAAGCGCTGCTGGCCCCCTACCGATCTTTTGAAGTGGTCTTTGTCGATCGCGACAATCACGACCGCCTGGTGGCCGAACTGTGGGTGACCGACGGCTGCATCAACACCCAACTGCTGGCGGAAGGCTACGCTGTTGCCTACGTCCGGCATCTGAGGGAGCCTTACCGGCAGCGGTATTTAGCTGCAGAGACAGTGGCCCGCAAGGCTCGACTGAACTTCTGGAGCCAGACCGAGCTAGAGTCGCCGTGGGAGTATCGTCGTCGCAACCCGCGCCGGGTAGGGTGA
- a CDS encoding DMT family transporter, whose translation MPRQTQFRLESHAGGVSALLLGTLLWGTAYIVVKDIVGTLQPSFVVLGRFAIAALCFLPWLRPKPGLLRAGAELGCWLIGGYGTQTLGLQYTTAGRSAFIASLCVILVPLLLGLAGRRIVPATWVAAALALLGIALLSYQGGRLNIGDLWSLGTAFCWAGHIIRLERFAKRYPTLPLTAIQVWSMTALSLSWVAFDRVMGQPTVVDPAAVPWGWLVYLGLFTTALPTCLQTFGQMRVSPPEAVILFTLEPVVAVILAFFLLGESLTSLQLIGAALILAATYVSQLPSPAQV comes from the coding sequence ATGCCCCGTCAAACGCAGTTCAGGCTAGAGTCTCATGCGGGCGGGGTAAGCGCTTTGCTCCTGGGCACGCTGCTCTGGGGAACTGCCTATATTGTTGTCAAAGATATTGTTGGCACCCTGCAGCCTAGCTTTGTGGTGCTGGGTCGCTTTGCGATCGCAGCGCTCTGTTTTTTGCCTTGGCTTAGGCCCAAACCGGGCCTACTGCGGGCTGGGGCAGAGTTGGGCTGCTGGCTAATAGGTGGCTACGGCACCCAAACCCTGGGACTCCAATACACCACCGCTGGCCGCAGCGCCTTCATCGCCTCGCTCTGCGTTATTTTGGTGCCGCTGCTGCTGGGGTTGGCTGGCCGACGTATCGTCCCGGCAACCTGGGTTGCGGCAGCGCTGGCGCTGCTGGGGATTGCTCTGCTGTCTTACCAGGGCGGTCGTCTCAACATTGGCGACCTGTGGAGCCTGGGCACCGCCTTTTGCTGGGCTGGCCACATCATTCGCCTGGAACGCTTTGCCAAGCGCTACCCCACTCTGCCTCTCACCGCCATTCAAGTCTGGAGCATGACTGCTTTGTCTCTTAGCTGGGTGGCTTTTGATCGGGTGATGGGGCAACCTACTGTGGTCGATCCTGCCGCTGTTCCCTGGGGTTGGCTGGTCTATCTGGGGCTGTTTACAACGGCGCTGCCAACCTGCCTACAGACTTTTGGTCAGATGCGAGTCAGTCCGCCAGAAGCCGTGATTTTATTTACCCTAGAACCCGTGGTCGCCGTGATTCTGGCATTTTTTCTGCTGGGGGAATCGCTGACCAGCCTACAGCTGATTGGGGCCGCGCTAATCCTTGCCGCTACCTACGTCAGCCAGCTACCCAGCCCGGCTCAGGTTTGA